The Erythrobacter insulae genome window below encodes:
- a CDS encoding SpoIIAA family protein, with protein sequence MINIQQISDTAHRMVVMGEFLQADAEKLVEFARERNKAGGGGNILIDVTAVTDFSFSAVAIELAHMPTLFKWIYGLGRIAVVSDNDWVRTGARLESALLPGVVYEVYDEDEADAALAWVLGKTDGAHRGAVHELDIGKPDIAAYEITGRLDREESERGTAMLRARFGDSDCSRLMLVIRNWHGFDADTMFSSEVFSGKLELMGKLDRYAIVGGPAWIKSMAGLMDPLIKPKLRCFDLDKQDEAIAWLEG encoded by the coding sequence ATGATCAACATCCAGCAGATATCAGACACCGCGCATCGCATGGTTGTGATGGGCGAATTCCTTCAGGCTGACGCCGAAAAACTCGTCGAATTTGCGCGTGAGCGCAACAAGGCGGGCGGTGGAGGCAACATCCTGATCGATGTGACGGCAGTCACCGATTTCTCGTTCTCGGCGGTGGCAATCGAATTGGCGCACATGCCCACTTTGTTCAAATGGATTTATGGCCTGGGCCGTATAGCGGTGGTGTCAGACAATGATTGGGTTCGAACGGGGGCACGGCTCGAAAGCGCGCTGCTGCCCGGCGTGGTCTATGAAGTGTATGACGAGGATGAAGCCGATGCGGCGCTCGCATGGGTGCTGGGAAAGACGGACGGCGCCCATCGCGGTGCAGTGCACGAATTGGATATCGGCAAGCCGGACATCGCCGCATACGAGATCACAGGCAGGCTCGATCGCGAAGAGTCCGAACGCGGAACAGCGATGTTGCGCGCCCGCTTTGGTGATTCCGATTGCTCGCGCCTGATGCTCGTCATTCGCAATTGGCACGGCTTTGATGCCGACACGATGTTCAGCAGCGAAGTTTTCTCCGGTAAGCTTGAGCTTATGGGCAAGCTGGATCGTTATGCCATTGTCGGGGGGCCCGCCTGGATCAAAAGCATGGCGGGGTTGATGGACCCGCTGATCAAGCCGAAATTGCGCTGTTTCGATCTGGACAAGCAGGATGAAGCGATTGCATGGCTGGAGGGCTAA
- a CDS encoding nucleoside deaminase: protein MTRWPIPQAMKQALEAAQAAAGAGEVPVGAVVVKGDTVIAVAANATRVPPDPTGHAEIRALRDAAAKLGDERLTGCDLYVTLEPCAMCAGAISHARIARLYYAASDPKGGAVEHGTRVFEHKQCLHRPEVYAGMGEEEAAKLLRTFFKDRR, encoded by the coding sequence ATGACCAGATGGCCAATACCGCAAGCAATGAAGCAGGCTCTTGAAGCCGCCCAAGCGGCGGCGGGCGCAGGCGAGGTCCCTGTCGGCGCGGTCGTTGTGAAGGGTGACACCGTAATCGCGGTGGCTGCCAATGCGACCCGCGTCCCGCCCGATCCAACCGGCCATGCTGAAATTCGCGCCCTGCGCGATGCGGCGGCAAAGCTCGGCGATGAACGCCTGACCGGATGCGATCTTTACGTCACGCTGGAACCCTGCGCGATGTGCGCCGGGGCTATCTCTCATGCCCGTATTGCGCGGCTATATTACGCCGCGAGCGATCCGAAAGGCGGCGCGGTCGAGCACGGCACAAGGGTGTTTGAGCACAAGCAATGCCTGCACCGGCCCGAAGTGTATGCCGGGATGGGAGAGGAAGAGGCCGCCAAACTGTTGCGGACGTTCTTCAAAGACCGGCGCTGA
- the rpmB gene encoding 50S ribosomal protein L28 has product MSRICELTGKGRQVGNNVSHANNKTKRVFLPNLQNVTLLSDKLERSFKFRVSTHGLRSVEHNGGLDNWLLKTKDDKLSSRALKVKRELKKAAAAA; this is encoded by the coding sequence ATGTCGCGTATTTGCGAACTGACCGGCAAAGGTCGCCAGGTGGGCAACAATGTTAGCCACGCCAACAACAAGACCAAGCGCGTTTTCCTGCCGAACTTGCAGAACGTTACGCTGCTGAGCGATAAGCTCGAGCGTAGCTTTAAATTCCGCGTTTCGACACACGGCCTGCGCTCGGTTGAGCACAATGGCGGTCTCGACAATTGGTTGCTGAAAACCAAGGATGACAAACTTTCATCGCGCGCTTTGAAAGTTAAGCGTGAACTTAAAAAAGCTGCTGCTGCCGCTTAA
- a CDS encoding esterase-like activity of phytase family protein — translation MKSARRVIAAITVACLCAPGTWLRTPVSWDPPATLKIEQVQQAGDTGVSAWPGWSVAGVWHYSGQSLLFGGFSALAALPDQRLMAFSDRGARFTLSQPDTGISQWSIDRQKFDLPLATAIPDAEAAAIDSDGAQYWLALENAHGIYRFDRDNTASGSIKLHAAALGWTNNTGAEAMARLQDGRFAILPEGRRIGLIFAGDPIETRVFKTFAYLPPIPGHAATDMAQLPDGRVLLLLRNLDPSGGIPVFESKLAVGPAPDADGDLPWAPQITLDLAGVIPRENYEGIALREMADGRVAVWLISDDNLSVMQRTLLAKLIFDPAEAAPPE, via the coding sequence ATGAAAAGCGCGCGCCGCGTGATCGCGGCGATCACGGTTGCATGCCTTTGCGCGCCGGGAACATGGCTGCGCACGCCGGTGTCGTGGGATCCGCCTGCCACACTCAAAATCGAACAGGTCCAGCAGGCCGGAGATACCGGTGTTTCGGCCTGGCCCGGCTGGAGCGTTGCGGGCGTGTGGCATTATAGCGGGCAAAGCCTGCTGTTCGGCGGATTTTCGGCTTTGGCGGCTTTGCCGGATCAGCGATTGATGGCATTTTCGGATCGCGGCGCACGGTTCACGCTGTCACAGCCGGATACGGGCATATCCCAGTGGAGCATCGACCGGCAGAAATTCGATTTGCCGCTGGCGACTGCGATCCCCGATGCAGAGGCCGCCGCGATAGATTCCGATGGCGCGCAATATTGGCTCGCGTTGGAAAATGCCCACGGCATTTACAGGTTTGACCGCGATAATACCGCCAGCGGCTCGATAAAGCTGCATGCAGCTGCATTGGGCTGGACGAACAACACGGGCGCCGAAGCGATGGCGCGGTTGCAGGACGGGCGCTTTGCGATCCTGCCCGAGGGCCGCCGGATCGGTTTGATCTTTGCCGGTGATCCAATCGAAACGCGCGTGTTCAAAACATTCGCATATTTGCCGCCCATTCCCGGCCATGCCGCGACCGACATGGCGCAATTGCCCGATGGCCGTGTGCTGTTGTTGCTGCGCAATCTGGACCCGTCAGGCGGAATTCCGGTGTTTGAAAGCAAACTCGCGGTCGGCCCCGCGCCGGACGCTGATGGTGATCTGCCATGGGCGCCGCAAATCACTCTTGATCTGGCCGGCGTCATCCCGCGCGAGAATTACGAAGGGATCGCGCTGCGCGAAATGGCCGACGGCCGCGTTGCAGTCTGGCTGATTTCGGATGATAATCTGTCGGTGATGCAGCGGACTTTGCTGGCCAAGCTGATCTTTGATCCAGCGGAAGCAGCACCGCCGGAGTAA
- a CDS encoding M23 family metallopeptidase yields MAKGWIPLSVAGAAFAGLMSCAGAEAEGPEPVVAANPVEAGEPAPIVIQGQISPPDFEYAGELTQGGWIKGSVPYGTVSATLGGQPLELGDKDREFFAAFDRDSAGSLTLTAKLANGATYSEELTISPRKWNIQRVNVAKRGGGSSEAWWKKREPEWLAIKGAREKITGAAGWQQDFIWPVKGRISGQFGRQRIYRGEPGSYHSGIDIAPGNGVPFVAPADGVVVLARTGFSLEGNIIMIDHGAGLNSAFLHASKIAVKEGQSVRQGDHIGNVGATGRATGPHLHWSLKWNDARLDPLLLTGPMN; encoded by the coding sequence ATGGCGAAAGGCTGGATACCCCTAAGCGTTGCCGGAGCTGCCTTTGCCGGCCTGATGAGCTGTGCAGGTGCCGAAGCCGAGGGTCCGGAGCCGGTTGTCGCCGCCAATCCGGTAGAAGCAGGCGAGCCAGCGCCAATCGTAATTCAAGGCCAGATTTCCCCGCCTGACTTCGAATATGCCGGTGAACTCACTCAAGGCGGGTGGATCAAAGGTTCTGTGCCGTATGGCACCGTATCGGCTACGCTTGGGGGACAGCCGCTGGAACTCGGCGACAAGGACCGCGAATTTTTCGCCGCTTTTGACCGCGACAGCGCGGGCAGTCTTACCCTCACCGCAAAGCTAGCCAATGGTGCAACCTATTCCGAAGAGCTGACCATCTCCCCGCGCAAATGGAATATCCAGCGTGTGAACGTGGCCAAGCGCGGTGGCGGCAGCAGCGAGGCATGGTGGAAAAAGCGCGAGCCGGAATGGCTGGCGATCAAAGGCGCGCGGGAAAAAATCACTGGCGCGGCTGGCTGGCAGCAGGATTTTATCTGGCCGGTAAAGGGGCGCATTTCGGGCCAGTTTGGCCGCCAGCGAATCTATCGCGGCGAACCGGGCAGCTATCATTCGGGCATCGACATTGCGCCGGGAAATGGCGTGCCGTTTGTCGCTCCGGCTGACGGTGTGGTGGTGCTTGCGCGGACAGGCTTCAGCCTTGAGGGCAATATCATCATGATCGATCACGGCGCCGGGCTTAACAGCGCATTTCTCCACGCGTCCAAGATTGCGGTGAAAGAGGGGCAAAGCGTGCGCCAAGGCGATCATATCGGCAATGTTGGCGCGACAGGCCGGGCAACCGGGCCGCACCTGCACTGGAGCCTCAAATGGAACGATGCACGGCTTGATCCGCTGCTTTTGACGGGTCCGATGAACTGA
- a CDS encoding DUF2093 domain-containing protein, whose product MLMSSGDKAAKLHYGPSTFRVLRPGQHVFCAVSGEVILLEELRYWSAQHQEAYASPEIATKRLLGEV is encoded by the coding sequence ATGTTGATGTCATCCGGCGATAAAGCCGCCAAACTCCATTATGGCCCTTCCACTTTCCGCGTTTTGCGGCCGGGGCAGCATGTATTCTGTGCTGTGTCGGGAGAGGTCATCCTGCTCGAAGAATTGCGCTATTGGAGCGCCCAGCATCAAGAGGCCTATGCCTCGCCGGAAATCGCGACCAAGCGCCTGCTTGGCGAGGTTTAA
- the xseA gene encoding exodeoxyribonuclease VII large subunit, with protein MARAPSQYDDSSESGGLVARERQGDNAPPLSITEISGLLKRTVEDQFGHVRLRGEMSGVKRAASGHLYCALKDDKAVLDGVMWRGNAGRLSFAPEDGLEVIATGKLTTYAGRSKYQIVIDSLELAGEGALLALLEKTRARLEAEGLFSRDRKRALPYLPRTIGVVTSPTGSVIRDILHRLADRFPSHVIVWPVLVQGKGAAEQVSGAIRGFSALPADGPVARPDIVIVARGGGSIEDLWSFNEEAVVRAIAECTIPVISAVGHETDTTLADYAADRRAPTPTAAAEMAVPVRVDLEATLADFAARQRRAVYRPVELGRERLEARVRRMPKPEQIVQTQTQRLDDLAERLRRGLMDRAGQGRERLAGVASRLSPNALKRAHGDAQRRLDNMRLVPALIERPLAAKRDALAALARIAEQLHPEKPLERGYAIVRDANGAALTSKAQAEREAALKLQFKDDVLEVTTGASGAAPPSVTSPAKPKRTPKPKATREPASGTPPRQNDLFD; from the coding sequence ATGGCTCGCGCCCCCTCACAATATGATGACAGTTCCGAATCTGGCGGTTTGGTAGCGCGCGAGCGTCAGGGCGACAACGCCCCACCGCTGTCGATCACCGAGATTTCGGGCCTGCTCAAACGGACGGTCGAAGATCAGTTCGGTCATGTGCGCCTGCGCGGCGAAATGTCGGGCGTGAAACGGGCGGCATCCGGCCACCTTTATTGCGCGCTCAAGGATGATAAGGCCGTGCTCGACGGAGTGATGTGGCGCGGCAATGCCGGGCGGCTCTCCTTTGCACCCGAAGACGGGCTTGAGGTGATCGCGACCGGCAAATTGACGACCTATGCGGGGCGGTCAAAATATCAGATCGTGATCGATTCGCTTGAACTGGCGGGCGAGGGCGCTCTGCTGGCTCTGCTCGAAAAAACCCGCGCCCGGTTAGAGGCAGAGGGCCTGTTTTCTCGGGACCGCAAACGCGCTCTGCCCTATCTGCCCCGAACAATTGGCGTGGTCACATCACCAACCGGATCGGTTATTCGCGATATCCTCCACCGGTTGGCAGATCGTTTCCCGAGCCATGTTATCGTTTGGCCTGTTCTGGTTCAGGGTAAAGGCGCAGCTGAGCAGGTATCCGGCGCAATTCGCGGCTTTTCAGCCCTCCCGGCAGATGGCCCTGTTGCGCGCCCCGATATTGTGATTGTCGCGCGCGGCGGCGGGTCGATCGAGGATTTGTGGAGTTTCAACGAAGAGGCCGTGGTTCGCGCCATCGCCGAATGTACCATTCCGGTTATTTCTGCTGTCGGTCATGAGACCGATACGACGCTGGCGGATTACGCTGCGGACCGGCGCGCCCCGACCCCCACGGCGGCGGCGGAAATGGCGGTGCCAGTGCGGGTCGATCTGGAAGCAACGCTGGCCGATTTTGCCGCTCGCCAGCGCCGGGCGGTGTATCGTCCGGTTGAGCTGGGCCGGGAACGGTTGGAGGCCCGCGTGCGGCGGATGCCCAAGCCCGAACAGATCGTGCAGACGCAGACACAGCGCCTCGATGATCTTGCCGAGCGGTTGCGGCGCGGATTGATGGACCGGGCCGGGCAGGGGCGGGAACGGCTCGCCGGGGTGGCATCGCGCCTTTCGCCCAATGCGCTGAAACGGGCGCATGGCGATGCGCAGCGGCGGCTGGATAATATGCGGCTCGTGCCTGCATTGATCGAACGGCCACTGGCCGCGAAGCGCGATGCTTTGGCGGCGCTGGCCCGGATTGCCGAGCAATTGCACCCCGAAAAACCGCTGGAGCGCGGCTATGCGATTGTCCGCGATGCCAATGGAGCGGCGCTGACCAGCAAGGCTCAGGCGGAGCGTGAGGCGGCGCTTAAGCTCCAATTCAAGGACGATGTGCTTGAAGTGACGACGGGCGCTTCAGGCGCGGCCCCGCCATCTGTCACTTCACCGGCCAAGCCCAAGCGCACACCGAAACCAAAGGCCACTCGGGAGCCCGCATCCGGAACCCCGCCGCGCCAGAACGATTTGTTTGACTAA
- the purD gene encoding phosphoribosylamine--glycine ligase: protein MNILLLGSGGREHALAWKLAQSPSVERLLAAPGNPGIEECAELIGLNASDHAACVRFCQEHSIDLVVIGPEAPLVDGLGDSLRAANIPVFGPDKAAAQLEGSKGFTKDLCQRAGIPTGGYIRTTSLDQARGALDKFDAPYVLKADGLAAGKGVVIAPNRTEAEAALADMFGGQFGEAGAEVVIEEFLDGEEASFFAITDGTHIVPFGTAQDHKRVGEGDTGPNTGGMGAYSPAPVLTPDLQQRAMDEILRPTVDTMRAEGMPYSGVLYLGLMLTESGPQLIEYNCRFGDPECQVLMMRLQSDLAALMLACAKGELESAEANFADETALTVVMAAEGYPASAQKGGAIDLGSAETGGAKVFHAGTAIKDGTLIANGGRVLNVTATGANVTEAQKAAYKAVDAIRFESGFCRRDIGHREIAREMEQKAAQN, encoded by the coding sequence ATGAATATCCTTTTGCTTGGATCGGGTGGGCGCGAACATGCGCTGGCGTGGAAGCTGGCGCAATCCCCAAGTGTCGAGCGTTTGCTGGCTGCCCCCGGAAATCCGGGAATCGAAGAATGTGCCGAGCTCATCGGGCTGAACGCCAGCGACCATGCCGCCTGTGTCCGGTTTTGCCAGGAGCACAGCATTGATCTGGTCGTCATCGGGCCAGAGGCACCTTTGGTGGACGGTTTGGGCGATAGCCTGCGTGCAGCCAACATTCCTGTGTTCGGGCCGGATAAAGCCGCCGCCCAACTCGAAGGGTCAAAGGGATTTACCAAAGATCTGTGCCAGCGCGCCGGCATCCCGACCGGCGGCTATATCCGCACAACGTCGCTGGATCAGGCTCGCGGAGCGCTGGACAAATTCGATGCGCCCTATGTTTTGAAAGCGGACGGATTGGCAGCGGGCAAAGGCGTGGTGATCGCGCCAAACCGCACCGAGGCAGAGGCCGCGCTGGCCGATATGTTCGGCGGTCAATTCGGCGAGGCTGGCGCTGAAGTGGTGATCGAGGAGTTCCTTGATGGGGAAGAGGCCAGTTTCTTTGCAATCACCGATGGCACCCACATTGTTCCGTTTGGCACCGCGCAGGATCACAAACGCGTTGGCGAAGGCGATACCGGACCGAACACCGGCGGCATGGGCGCCTATTCGCCCGCGCCGGTTCTGACGCCGGATTTGCAACAGCGCGCGATGGATGAAATTCTCCGCCCGACGGTTGATACGATGCGCGCCGAGGGCATGCCCTATTCCGGGGTTCTGTATCTGGGTCTGATGCTCACCGAAAGCGGCCCGCAATTGATCGAATACAATTGCCGTTTTGGCGACCCGGAATGTCAGGTGTTGATGATGCGGCTGCAAAGCGATCTTGCCGCGCTCATGCTCGCCTGTGCAAAGGGAGAACTGGAAAGCGCCGAGGCGAATTTTGCCGATGAAACCGCGCTAACGGTTGTGATGGCGGCAGAGGGTTATCCCGCCAGCGCCCAGAAAGGCGGCGCGATTGATCTGGGATCGGCCGAAACGGGCGGCGCGAAAGTCTTTCACGCCGGCACCGCGATCAAAGACGGGACCTTGATCGCAAACGGAGGCCGCGTGCTGAATGTCACCGCCACCGGTGCGAACGTTACCGAAGCACAAAAAGCAGCCTATAAAGCGGTCGATGCGATCCGCTTTGAAAGCGGGTTCTGCCGGAGGGACATCGGTCACAGGGAAATCGCGCGCGAGATGGAGCAAAAAGCCGCGCAAAATTGA
- a CDS encoding adenosine kinase, giving the protein MTDPRYDVIAIGNAVVDVIASCEEELIEELQLNRGGMTLIDEARADELYAAMPPARELSGGSAANTLAGLSTLGLQCAFIGQVADDQLGKVFRHDMRATGIDFDTLARSGEPATGRVLILVTPDGERTMNTFLGAGQFLPAAALDEDLITSASILYLEGYLWDPEEPRRAMRRAIDVAKSAGRKVAFTASESFVIDRHGDDFRSMIEDGVIDILFVNESELATLTGEDDFEAGLASVAGKVPVLVATRSEKGAVAIAHGMRAEVAAEPIAKVIDTTGAGDQFAAGFLSGFVKDAPLEVCLKRGAIAAAEVISHYGPRPETDMQALMADKLS; this is encoded by the coding sequence GTGACAGACCCCCGCTATGACGTGATCGCCATCGGTAATGCCGTGGTCGATGTAATTGCCTCATGTGAAGAGGAGCTGATCGAAGAGCTCCAGCTTAATCGCGGCGGCATGACCTTGATTGACGAAGCGCGCGCCGATGAATTGTACGCCGCAATGCCGCCTGCGCGCGAGCTGTCGGGCGGATCGGCGGCCAATACGCTTGCGGGGCTTTCTACCCTTGGCTTGCAATGTGCCTTTATCGGGCAGGTCGCGGATGACCAGCTGGGCAAAGTGTTCCGCCATGATATGCGGGCAACCGGCATCGACTTTGATACGCTAGCACGTAGCGGTGAACCTGCGACGGGCCGTGTGCTTATCCTGGTGACGCCCGATGGCGAGCGGACGATGAACACTTTCCTGGGTGCTGGGCAATTCCTGCCAGCGGCGGCTCTCGACGAGGATCTGATTACCAGCGCGAGCATTTTGTATCTCGAAGGCTATCTGTGGGATCCCGAAGAACCCCGCCGCGCTATGCGCCGCGCCATTGATGTCGCCAAAAGCGCGGGCCGCAAGGTCGCCTTTACCGCCAGCGAAAGCTTTGTGATTGATCGCCACGGCGATGATTTCCGCAGCATGATCGAAGACGGCGTGATCGACATCCTGTTCGTCAATGAAAGCGAGCTCGCTACGCTCACCGGCGAAGATGATTTTGAAGCGGGCCTCGCATCGGTCGCGGGCAAAGTTCCGGTTCTGGTTGCCACGCGCAGTGAGAAGGGCGCGGTCGCCATTGCCCACGGCATGCGCGCTGAAGTTGCGGCGGAACCGATCGCCAAGGTGATCGACACAACCGGCGCAGGCGATCAGTTTGCCGCAGGCTTCCTGTCGGGCTTTGTCAAAGACGCACCGCTTGAGGTGTGCCTGAAACGCGGTGCAATCGCTGCGGCCGAAGTGATCTCACATTATGGCCCGCGCCCGGAAACGGATATGCAGGCTCTTATGGCTGATAAATTGTCGTAA
- a CDS encoding EI24 domain-containing protein, translating into MNAVLSSLSKAFGQLGDPAILRVAAKSIAITLLLFVGAGVGLYFGLEWLFARAGWETGGLAQAAAAAIIAVIAFWFLFRIVALAVLQFFADKIVAAVEAKHYPDLADKAKPLPLPQDIANSLRGLGRALGFNLLALPLAAVLVFTAFGPAIVFLAVNAVLLGRELTDMGWLRHTDGKPLPTPVPSGQRLMLGGAIAAMMLVPFLNLIAPVIGAAAGTHLAHDAMRRLETYDA; encoded by the coding sequence ATGAACGCGGTGCTCTCATCCTTGTCCAAAGCCTTTGGCCAGCTGGGCGATCCGGCGATCCTGCGCGTGGCGGCAAAAAGCATTGCGATTACGCTGCTGTTGTTCGTGGGCGCCGGTGTTGGATTGTATTTCGGGCTGGAATGGCTGTTCGCCCGGGCGGGCTGGGAAACGGGCGGCCTGGCGCAGGCTGCGGCTGCGGCAATTATCGCGGTCATCGCCTTTTGGTTTTTGTTTCGGATCGTAGCGCTCGCCGTTTTGCAGTTTTTCGCTGATAAAATCGTCGCCGCGGTCGAGGCCAAACACTATCCCGATCTGGCCGACAAGGCGAAGCCGCTGCCGCTGCCACAAGATATCGCCAATTCGCTCAGAGGATTGGGCCGCGCATTGGGTTTCAATCTGCTGGCGCTGCCGCTGGCTGCGGTGCTGGTTTTCACAGCTTTTGGTCCTGCAATTGTTTTTCTGGCGGTCAATGCGGTGTTGTTGGGCCGCGAACTCACCGATATGGGCTGGCTCAGGCATACCGATGGCAAACCCCTGCCCACCCCCGTGCCCAGCGGGCAACGATTGATGCTTGGCGGCGCGATTGCGGCGATGATGCTCGTGCCGTTTCTCAATTTGATTGCTCCTGTGATAGGGGCAGCGGCTGGCACGCATCTGGCCCATGATGCGATGCGCCGATTGGAGACATACGATGCGTAA
- a CDS encoding HesB/IscA family protein, producing the protein MADVKTRKLPAAVTLTKGAEERIAHLMGQAPDDAIGVKLSTPRRGCSGLAYSVDYVTEEAKFDEKIETPGGTFYIDGASVLYLVGSIMDWVEDDFTAGFTFENPNAKGACGCGESFMV; encoded by the coding sequence ATGGCTGATGTGAAAACGCGCAAATTGCCGGCAGCAGTCACGCTTACCAAAGGTGCGGAAGAACGCATCGCGCATTTGATGGGTCAAGCCCCGGACGACGCGATCGGTGTAAAGCTATCCACTCCGCGGCGCGGATGTTCGGGTCTTGCCTATTCGGTCGATTACGTCACCGAAGAGGCAAAATTCGACGAGAAAATCGAAACCCCCGGCGGCACTTTCTACATTGACGGTGCGAGCGTCCTGTATCTTGTCGGGTCGATCATGGACTGGGTTGAAGACGATTTCACCGCCGGTTTTACCTTTGAAAACCCCAACGCCAAAGGCGCATGCGGTTGCGGCGAAAGCTTTATGGTTTGA
- a CDS encoding SUF system Fe-S cluster assembly protein — protein MNKPQDEKEFVAAPAPNEQQVEKPPRARVSDAVDPDVSAQPRKRDYLDGFVNQQPAEGAVGGAGSDLQAAVVEALKEIFDPEIPVNIYDLGLIYGVEVDDQADATVTMTLTTPHCPVAETMPGEVELRASSVPGIRDAEVNLVWDPPWSPEKMSDEARLELGML, from the coding sequence ATGAACAAGCCTCAGGACGAAAAAGAATTCGTCGCCGCACCTGCGCCGAACGAACAACAGGTAGAAAAGCCGCCGCGGGCCCGTGTGTCTGATGCGGTTGATCCCGATGTTTCTGCGCAGCCGCGCAAACGCGATTACCTCGATGGATTTGTGAACCAGCAACCGGCAGAAGGCGCTGTGGGCGGCGCAGGCAGCGATTTGCAGGCCGCCGTTGTCGAAGCGCTCAAGGAAATTTTCGATCCTGAAATTCCGGTAAACATCTATGATCTTGGTCTGATCTACGGGGTTGAGGTTGATGATCAGGCCGATGCGACCGTCACCATGACTTTAACCACGCCGCATTGCCCGGTTGCCGAAACCATGCCGGGCGAAGTGGAGCTGCGGGCTTCGTCTGTCCCCGGTATCCGCGATGCCGAGGTCAATCTGGTCTGGGATCCGCCATGGAGCCCGGAAAAGATGTCTGATGAAGCGCGCCTCGAGCTGGGGATGCTGTGA